The DNA window TTGCGCTAATGCTCTGGTCGCCGCACGGCTACTACAGCGATATTCTGGCGATGATTATCTTCGGCGCGACCATTGGCGCATTGACCTGCTTCCTCGGCGGATTAATTGCCGTCGATATCTCATCGCGCAAAGCCGCAGGCGCAGCGCTCGGCACCATCGGCATCGCCAGCTACGCGGGGGCCGGTCTCGGCGAATTTTTGACCGGGATAATCATCGACAAAACGGCAATTATCGAAAACGGTAAAACGCTGTACGACTTCAGTACGCTGTCGCTGTTTTGGGTGGGCACCGGCCTGATGTCGGCGCTATTCTGTTTTACCACCGCCGCGATTGTCGCCAGGCGACACGCGATAGAACGTCAGACTTCATTCTCTTCATAACCCTTTAACCCATAAGGAAGATTTTATGATGCCTGTACGACATCAGGTTTTGCTACGCCTGCTGCTTACCTGCGCCCTGCCGCTGCTGGCGGCCCCGGGCCACGCCGCTGCGCAATATCAACTGGAAAAAGTGGTTGAACTCAGCCGCCATGGTATTCGCCCGCCAACGCCAGGCAACCGGGAGGCCATCGAAGCGGCAACCCAGCGCCCGTGGACCCAGTGGACCACTCACGACGGCGAATTGACCGGCCATGGCTATGCCGCGGTGGTGAATAAAGGACGCGAAGAAGGCGCACACTATCGCCAGCTCGGCCTGCTGACGGTGGGCTGCCCGGCGAGCGGGGAGATTTACGTTCGCGCCAGCCCCTTGCAGCGCACGCGAGCCACCGCACAAGCGCTGGTTGACGGTGCATTTCCCGGCTGCGGCGTAGAGATTCATCACGTCAGCACCGACGCCGACCCGCTGTTTCAGACCGATAAGTTTGCCGCCACGCAAACCGACCCCGCTCGCCAGCTGGCGGAGGTCAAAGCGAAAGCCGGAGATCTGGCACAGCGTCGGCAGGCGCTGGCTCCGGCGATTCAGCGACTGAAAAACGCGGTCTGCGTTCCCGATAAGCCCTGCCCGGTGTTCGAGCAGCCATGGCAGGTCGAGCAGAGCAAAAGCGGCAAAACGTCGATTAGCGGGCTGAGCGTGATGGCGAATATGGTCGAGACGCTGCGCCTGGGCTGGAGCGAAAATCTACCGGTTAGCCAGCTGGCGTGGGGCAATATCACCCGCTCCAGCCAGATAACCGCCCTGCTGCCGCTGCTCACGGAGAACTACGACCTGAGCAACGACGTTTTTTATACCGCGCAAAAACGCGGGTCGATTCTGCTTAACGCCATGCTTGAAGGAGTAAAAGAAGACGCAACGCCGAACGTGCGCTGGCTGTTGCTGGTGGCCCACGATACCAATATCGCCATGGTACGTACGCTGATGGATTTTAGCTGGCAGCTACCGGGATACAGTCGGGGCAATATCCCGCCGGGCAGCAGCCTGGTGCTGGAACGCTGGCGCGATACCCACAGCGGTCAACGCTACCTCCGCGTCTACTTCCAGGCGCAAAGTCTGGACGATTTACGCCGTCTGCAAACGCCGGATAGCCAGCACCCAATGCTGCGCCAGGAGTGGCGTCAGGCGGGTTGCCAGACGACTGATGTCGGGACGCTGTGCCCTTATCAGGCAGCGCAGACGGCGCTGGGCCAGCATATCGACCGGCAGTCCGCTCCGGCAGTCGAGATGGTGCTGCCATGATTTAATTATCGTGCCCGCACGCTTGTCAGGTGGCGGCTAGCGCCTTACCTGACCGACAACCGTTCGTAGGCAATTGAGAGAGGTGCGCTTTATCCATAACGGACGCGAAGCTATGGAGGTAGCTTCGCGTTTTAACTTACGCGCTTTCTGGCGCAAACGCCCCGGCTGCAACCTGCGCCGGGGTCACCACGCCAGTATCCAGCACCCAGCCGCTAATCAGCGCGGCGGGCGTCACGTCAAACGCTGGGTTGTAGACCGCAGCTTCTTTCGGCGCCCACTGCACCGCGCCAAAACTTCCGGCCACGCCGGTCACTTCCGCCGCCGCCCGCTGCTCAATCGGGATCGCTGCGCCGTTCGGGCAATGACGGTCAAGGGTGGTCTGCGGCGCAGCCACGTAAAACGGGATCTGGTGATATTTCGCCAGCACCGCCAGCGAATAGGTGCCGATTTTGTTCGCCACGTCGCCGTTAGCCGCAATACGGTCAGCGCCGACCCAAACCGCATCGACCTGCCCCTGCGCCATCAGGCTGGCGGCCATCGAATCGGTAATCAACCGATACGGCACGCCCAGCTCACCCAGCTCCCAGGCGGTGAGGCGTCCGCCCTGTAGCAGAGGACGCGTTTCATCCACCCACACGTTCGCCACTTTCCCCTGTTCGTGCGCCAGCGCAATCACCCCCAGTGCAGTGCCGACTCCCGCCGTCGCCAGACCGCCGGTATTACAGTGGGTTAACAGGCGGCTGCCCGGCGTGACCAGCGCGCTGCCCGCTTCGGCAATATGGGCGCAAAGCTGCTTATCTTCTTCGATCAGGCGCAGCGCTTCCGCTTCCAGCGCCTGGGGATAGTTCTCTTCCGCCAGCGCCAGCTTCATGCGATCGAGATTGTTCATCAGATTCACCGCCGTCGGGCGCGCCGCGCGCAGCGTCTCCAGCGCCTGAGAAAGTTCATCGCGGGTCAGGCCGCGCTTCCCCAACAGCGCCAGCAGCAGGCTGGCAGAAAGGCCAATCAGCGGTGCGCCGCGTACCCGTAGCGCGAGAATATGGTCCACCAGCAGCGCCACGTTATCCGCCGCCAGCCAGCGTTTCTCCTGCGGTAGAGCCTGCTGGTCAAGAATAAAGAGCTGATTTTCGCTTACCCGCAGGCTGGTGGTCTGTAGTGTCTGCATTTAGTTAAATCCCTGTTGCGTTGTTGTATCACATTGTGTCAGGATGGAATCCAGAAGTATAGACGTCTGAACGGCTTAATCAGAATTTTGAGGATCGAGGCAATGTCGCAATACCATACTTTCACCGCCAACGATGCGGTGGCTTACGCACAACAATTTGGCGGTCTCGATAACCCGTCAGAACTGGTGTCCGCACAGGAAGTGGGCGACGGCAACCTCAACCTGGTGTTTAAAATTTATGATACCCAGGGCGTCAGCCGGGTTATCGTCAAGCAGGCCCTGCCCTACGTGCGCTGCGTCGGGGAGTCCTGGCCGCTGACGCTCGACCGCGCCCGCCTTGAGGCGCAAACTCTGGTCGCTCACTATCAGCACTGCCCGCAGCACACGGTACAAATTCTGCATTTCGATCCCGAGCTGGCGGTGATGGTGATGGAAGATCTCTCCGATCATCGCATCTGGCGCGGCGAGCTGATTAACAACGTTTACTACCCGCAGGCCGCCAGCCAGCTGGGCGAATATCTGGCCCAGGCGCTGTTTCATACCAGCGACTTTTATCTGCATCCGCATGAGAAAAAAGCCCAGGTGGCGCAGTTTATCAACCCCGAGATGTGCGAAATCACCGAGGACCTGTTCTTTAACGATCCGTATCAGGTTCACGAACGCAATAATTACCCCGCTGCGCTGGAAGCCGATGTCGCCGCCCTGCGCGACGACACACAGCTAAAGCTGGCGGTTGCGGCGCTAAAGCACCGTTTCTTCTCCCATGCCGAAGCGCTGCTGCACGGCGATATCCATAGCGGCTCGATATTCGTCGCCGAAGGCAGCTTTAAAGCTATAGACGCCGAGTTCGGTTATTTCGGGCCGATTGGTTTTGATATCGGCACCGCCATCGGCAACCTGCTGCTCAACTACTGCGGCCTACCTGGGCATTTAGGTATTCGCGATGCCGCCGCCGCACGCGAGCAGCGCCTGAACGATATTCAGCAGTTCTGGAATACCTTCGCCGAGCGTTTCCAGGCGCTGGCGGCGGAGAAAACCCGCGATGCTGCGCTGGCTTACTCCGGCTACGCCTCCACGTTCCTGAAAAAAGCGTGGGCCGATGCCATTGGCTTCTGCGGTACCGAGCTGATTCGCCGCAGCGTCGGGCTGTCGCACGTGGCGGATATCGACACTATTCAGGACGAAGCCATGCGCCATGAATGCCTGCGCCACGCCATCACGCTGGGTAAAGCGCTGATTGTGATTGCCGATCGTATCGACAGCGTCGAAGAGCTGATTGCGCGAATTCGTCAGTACGGTTAATGAGTATCAAGCGCCGCCTCCGGGGATTCCCCCACTCCCCCGGAGGCGATGCTACGCATCTGTCCGGGCTACAAAACCCACAAACCGCACAGACCCGTAGCCCGGACAGGCGCAATGCGCCGCCTCCGGGAAATATTCCTACCCCAGATACTCAATTACCGACAGCCCGCCGTTATAGTCGGTGCTGTAGATAATGCCCTGCGCATCAACAAACACGTCGCAGGACTGAATCACCCGCGGACGGCCAGGGCGGGTATCCATCATTTTTGCCGGAGCGGCAGGCACCAGCGCTCCGGTTTCCACCGGTCGATAAGGGTTGGATATATCGTAAGCGCGAACGCCCGCATTCTGGTACGTGGCAAAAATCAGCGTTGAGCTGACAAAGCTACCGGGACGGTTTTCATGCAGATTATGCGGGCCAAAGTGTGCTCCTTTCGCCACATAGTCGGTCTCATCCGGCTGCGGGAAAGTCGAGATACTCACCGGGTTTGTCGGGTCACGAATATCAAACAGCCAGATCAGCTTCTCGCCATCCTGCTGGTTATCCAGCACCGCTTCATCAAGCACCACCAGCAGATCGCGGTCCGGTAGCGGCAGCGCGGTGTGGGTACCGCCGCCAAAC is part of the Klebsiella huaxiensis genome and encodes:
- a CDS encoding histidine-type phosphatase; protein product: MMPVRHQVLLRLLLTCALPLLAAPGHAAAQYQLEKVVELSRHGIRPPTPGNREAIEAATQRPWTQWTTHDGELTGHGYAAVVNKGREEGAHYRQLGLLTVGCPASGEIYVRASPLQRTRATAQALVDGAFPGCGVEIHHVSTDADPLFQTDKFAATQTDPARQLAEVKAKAGDLAQRRQALAPAIQRLKNAVCVPDKPCPVFEQPWQVEQSKSGKTSISGLSVMANMVETLRLGWSENLPVSQLAWGNITRSSQITALLPLLTENYDLSNDVFYTAQKRGSILLNAMLEGVKEDATPNVRWLLLVAHDTNIAMVRTLMDFSWQLPGYSRGNIPPGSSLVLERWRDTHSGQRYLRVYFQAQSLDDLRRLQTPDSQHPMLRQEWRQAGCQTTDVGTLCPYQAAQTALGQHIDRQSAPAVEMVLP
- the mtnK gene encoding S-methyl-5-thioribose kinase; the encoded protein is MSQYHTFTANDAVAYAQQFGGLDNPSELVSAQEVGDGNLNLVFKIYDTQGVSRVIVKQALPYVRCVGESWPLTLDRARLEAQTLVAHYQHCPQHTVQILHFDPELAVMVMEDLSDHRIWRGELINNVYYPQAASQLGEYLAQALFHTSDFYLHPHEKKAQVAQFINPEMCEITEDLFFNDPYQVHERNNYPAALEADVAALRDDTQLKLAVAALKHRFFSHAEALLHGDIHSGSIFVAEGSFKAIDAEFGYFGPIGFDIGTAIGNLLLNYCGLPGHLGIRDAAAAREQRLNDIQQFWNTFAERFQALAAEKTRDAALAYSGYASTFLKKAWADAIGFCGTELIRRSVGLSHVADIDTIQDEAMRHECLRHAITLGKALIVIADRIDSVEELIARIRQYG
- the mtnA gene encoding S-methyl-5-thioribose-1-phosphate isomerase → MQTLQTTSLRVSENQLFILDQQALPQEKRWLAADNVALLVDHILALRVRGAPLIGLSASLLLALLGKRGLTRDELSQALETLRAARPTAVNLMNNLDRMKLALAEENYPQALEAEALRLIEEDKQLCAHIAEAGSALVTPGSRLLTHCNTGGLATAGVGTALGVIALAHEQGKVANVWVDETRPLLQGGRLTAWELGELGVPYRLITDSMAASLMAQGQVDAVWVGADRIAANGDVANKIGTYSLAVLAKYHQIPFYVAAPQTTLDRHCPNGAAIPIEQRAAAEVTGVAGSFGAVQWAPKEAAVYNPAFDVTPAALISGWVLDTGVVTPAQVAAGAFAPESA